A window of Longimicrobiaceae bacterium contains these coding sequences:
- a CDS encoding DNA internalization-related competence protein ComEC/Rec2, with amino-acid sequence RLPRDAAPLRAGTEMVVRGTWSRYPAPSGPARWPHDPSFAGVLEAREVAVRAPPSLAVHPFLALRGRTEAHLHHVFPRHGAMADALLLGRREGLDRELRERFAKSGLVHLLAISGTHVALIAAVLMVLGTVARLGRTQVTWATLALVGLYLALIGAPASAVRAGIMVGLGLVAVLLQRPSASLPIVAASALAILAFDPAAVLHPGFQLSYAGVLGILLLRGAMLKRVPPAWREHPASRWALESMVVSLAAFVATAPFTAYHFGQVAPVSILANLPAIPLTSLALIGVGISAVVEPVVPPLGRMFADGTGLALDLLGGVARHAAELPGGHRAVAPPQGWLWAAVAVAVLLALDAGAKLRARVRWTVATGAACAAFLGLPALAASAGGGGVEVHFIDVGQGDAVAIRTPADRWILVDAGPRDEGWDAGERRVLPFLRARGVRRLEALVLTHPHADHVGGAPAVLNALEVGRVIDPGLPAPTPWYLETLRAAEARGVPWAAAREGRTLALDGVTVEFLWPRPGPLDAVTDANKISTVMHIRSGALSALLTGDAGEEEEAAVLARHPGGLRAQLLKAGHHGSRTSTSDALLDALRPELVVVSAGKRNRYGHPAPVVLRRLEARGIPVARTDREGTISVRARADGAAWERFEP; translated from the coding sequence CGCCTGCCCCGCGACGCGGCGCCGCTGCGCGCGGGGACGGAGATGGTCGTCCGCGGCACCTGGTCGCGCTACCCGGCGCCGTCGGGTCCGGCGAGGTGGCCGCACGACCCCTCCTTCGCCGGGGTGCTGGAGGCGCGGGAAGTCGCGGTGCGGGCCCCGCCCTCGCTCGCGGTGCACCCCTTCCTCGCGCTCCGCGGGCGCACCGAGGCCCACCTGCACCACGTCTTCCCCCGGCACGGGGCGATGGCGGACGCGCTCCTGCTCGGCCGGCGCGAGGGGCTGGACCGGGAGCTGCGGGAGCGCTTCGCGAAGTCGGGCCTCGTCCATCTGCTGGCCATCTCGGGGACGCACGTCGCGCTGATCGCGGCGGTGCTGATGGTCCTCGGCACCGTCGCGCGGCTCGGGAGGACGCAGGTGACCTGGGCGACGCTGGCGCTCGTCGGGCTCTACCTCGCCCTGATCGGCGCGCCGGCGTCGGCGGTGCGGGCGGGGATCATGGTGGGGCTCGGGCTGGTCGCCGTGCTGCTGCAGCGCCCCTCCGCCTCCCTGCCGATCGTCGCCGCGTCCGCGCTGGCGATCCTCGCCTTCGACCCCGCCGCCGTCCTCCACCCTGGGTTCCAGTTGTCGTACGCGGGCGTGCTGGGTATCCTGCTGCTCCGCGGGGCGATGCTGAAACGGGTGCCGCCCGCCTGGCGCGAGCACCCGGCGTCCCGGTGGGCGCTGGAGTCGATGGTGGTGAGCCTGGCCGCCTTCGTCGCCACTGCGCCCTTCACGGCCTACCACTTCGGACAGGTCGCCCCGGTCTCCATCCTCGCGAACCTCCCCGCGATCCCGCTGACCTCGCTCGCGCTCATCGGCGTGGGCATCTCGGCGGTCGTGGAGCCGGTCGTTCCGCCGCTGGGACGGATGTTTGCGGATGGCACCGGCCTTGCGCTCGACCTGCTCGGCGGGGTGGCGCGGCACGCCGCCGAGCTCCCGGGCGGGCACCGCGCCGTCGCGCCGCCGCAGGGGTGGCTCTGGGCCGCGGTGGCCGTGGCCGTGCTCCTCGCGCTGGACGCCGGGGCGAAGCTCCGGGCCCGGGTCCGCTGGACCGTGGCGACGGGTGCGGCGTGCGCCGCCTTCCTGGGGCTTCCCGCCCTGGCGGCGAGCGCGGGCGGCGGGGGGGTGGAGGTGCACTTCATCGACGTGGGGCAGGGGGATGCCGTCGCCATCCGCACGCCGGCCGACCGCTGGATCCTGGTGGACGCCGGCCCGCGCGACGAAGGGTGGGACGCGGGCGAGCGGCGGGTGCTCCCGTTCCTGCGCGCGCGGGGCGTGCGGCGGCTGGAGGCGCTGGTCCTCACCCACCCGCACGCCGACCACGTGGGCGGCGCCCCGGCGGTGCTGAACGCGCTGGAGGTGGGGCGGGTGATCGATCCCGGGCTCCCGGCGCCGACCCCGTGGTACCTGGAGACGCTGCGCGCCGCCGAGGCGCGCGGCGTCCCCTGGGCCGCAGCCCGCGAGGGGCGCACCCTGGCGCTGGACGGGGTGACGGTGGAGTTCCTCTGGCCGCGCCCGGGCCCGCTTGACGCGGTTACGGACGCCAACAAGATTAGCACGGTCATGCACATCCGTTCCGGCGCCCTTTCGGCGCTGCTGACGGGCGACGCGGGCGAGGAGGAGGAAGCCGCGGTCCTGGCGCGGCACCCCGGCGGGCTGCGGGCCCAGCTCCTCAAGGCGGGGCACCACGGGAGCCGGACGTCCACCTCGGACGCGCTCCTGGACGCGCTGCGCCCCGAGCTGGTGGTGGTCTCCGCCGGGAAGCGCAACCGCTACGGACACCCCGCCCCGGTGGTTCTGCGCCGGCTGGAGGCGCGGGGGATCCCCGTGGCCCGGACGGACCGGGAGGGGACGATCTCCGTCCGCGCCCGCGCTGACGGCGCGGCGTGGGAGCGCTTCGAGCCGTGA